One Sulfolobus sp. S-194 DNA segment encodes these proteins:
- a CDS encoding aminotransferase class I/II-fold pyridoxal phosphate-dependent enzyme, which produces MREGTKVTTEGYDEETGAITTPIYQTTSYIYPIGEKYRYSREVNPTVLKLAEKISELEEAEMGVAFSSGMGAISSTLLTLAKPGSKILIHRDMFGRTYRFFTDFMRNLGIKVDVANPGEILEMAKAKKYDIVYVETISNPLLRVIDIPALSKICKENGSLLITDATFSTPINQKPLVQGADIVLHSASKFIAGHNDVIAGLGAGSKELMTKVDLMRRTLGTSLDPHAAYLVIRGIKTLKIRMDVINSNAQKIAEYLQEHNKIKSVYYPGLKSHSDYETARRILKGYGGVVTFEIKGSMNDALNLITKFKVILPAQTLGGVNSTISHPATMTHRTLTPEERKIIGISDSMLRLSVGIEDVNDLIEDLDKALTSLN; this is translated from the coding sequence TTGAGAGAAGGGACTAAAGTTACTACGGAAGGATATGATGAAGAGACTGGTGCTATAACTACTCCTATATATCAGACTACTTCTTATATTTATCCTATAGGTGAGAAATATAGGTATAGCCGAGAAGTTAATCCGACTGTACTTAAACTTGCCGAAAAGATATCTGAACTTGAAGAGGCTGAGATGGGAGTAGCTTTTTCATCTGGAATGGGTGCTATTTCATCTACCTTACTTACACTAGCTAAACCTGGGAGCAAAATACTAATACATAGAGATATGTTTGGAAGGACTTACAGATTCTTCACGGACTTCATGCGTAATCTGGGAATAAAAGTAGATGTTGCAAATCCAGGAGAAATTTTAGAAATGGCAAAAGCTAAAAAATACGACATTGTTTATGTTGAAACTATCTCAAATCCATTATTAAGAGTTATAGATATTCCAGCTCTTTCAAAAATATGCAAAGAGAACGGAAGCCTATTAATTACTGACGCTACTTTTTCGACGCCAATTAACCAGAAACCGTTAGTTCAGGGTGCAGATATCGTTTTACATAGTGCTTCAAAATTTATAGCGGGACACAATGATGTTATTGCCGGTTTAGGTGCCGGGTCTAAAGAATTGATGACCAAAGTAGATTTAATGAGAAGAACTTTGGGCACATCTTTAGATCCTCATGCGGCATATCTTGTAATAAGAGGAATAAAAACTCTTAAAATTAGAATGGATGTAATTAATTCAAATGCACAGAAAATAGCTGAATATTTACAAGAACATAATAAAATAAAATCAGTGTATTATCCGGGGCTAAAGTCACACTCAGATTACGAAACTGCTAGGCGAATACTAAAAGGATATGGTGGTGTAGTTACATTTGAAATTAAAGGTAGTATGAATGATGCACTTAATTTAATAACAAAATTCAAAGTTATTTTACCTGCACAGACTTTGGGTGGAGTAAATTCCACAATTTCACATCCTGCAACAATGACTCATAGAACTCTAACTCCAGAAGAAAGGAAAATCATCGGTATTTCGGATTCCATGTTAAGACTTTCTGTTGGGATAGAGGACGTTAACGATTTAATAGAGGATTTAGACAAAGCACTAACTTCACTTAATTAA
- a CDS encoding 60S ribosomal export protein NMD3: MARKFCVLCGREEGEFIGSLCIDCYIKTKEIVSLPESIKGKYCKLCGAEWVNGKWIRSKDRTLTPVESIIYREIGKKIEVDPNVEEISYQIENIWKDVNGHTFVTLNIEGKIRGKPFTLTKVTDLNIERTLCTFCIRKKSRYYEAIIQLRFKEGKFDAKKRTVFESFFTDDIIDSLSDVVEGKEGVDYYFINKTVAKRLVSNFTSMVKDVKIMESYQDETIRNGKKFAKLVISVRV; the protein is encoded by the coding sequence ATGGCACGAAAATTTTGCGTTTTATGTGGTAGAGAGGAAGGGGAATTTATTGGCTCTTTATGCATTGATTGTTACATAAAAACTAAAGAAATCGTAAGTTTACCAGAGAGTATAAAAGGTAAGTATTGTAAATTATGTGGAGCTGAATGGGTAAACGGTAAGTGGATACGAAGTAAGGATAGAACTCTAACACCAGTGGAATCTATAATATATAGAGAAATTGGGAAAAAGATAGAAGTGGATCCTAATGTAGAAGAGATAAGTTATCAGATTGAAAATATCTGGAAAGACGTTAATGGTCATACGTTTGTAACACTTAATATTGAAGGCAAAATAAGAGGAAAACCTTTCACTTTAACTAAAGTTACTGATTTAAACATAGAAAGAACTCTATGTACATTTTGTATAAGGAAAAAATCAAGATATTATGAGGCCATTATACAACTAAGATTTAAAGAGGGAAAATTTGACGCTAAAAAACGAACAGTCTTTGAGTCCTTCTTTACTGATGATATTATAGATAGCTTATCTGATGTGGTTGAGGGGAAAGAAGGAGTAGATTATTATTTCATAAATAAAACAGTAGCAAAAAGGCTAGTTTCTAATTTTACTTCAATGGTTAAAGACGTAAAAATTATGGAAAGTTATCAAGATGAGACAATTAGAAACGGTAAAAAATTTGCTAAATTAGTTATATCAGTTAGAGTATGA
- a CDS encoding thiolase family protein gives MDAYIVSAVRTPIGKFGGVFKDIPPYELGAIAIKEALKRANIDPTKVDITIMGNILRAGHGQDLARQAAIRAGIPMEIDGYCVDMVCSSGMVSVINAVQMIKSGDADIVVAGGMESMSQAMLAIRSEARWGVKMLLGKKLDFIDTMLLDGLTDPFNMKLMGQEADMVAKSHNISRRELDEVAYESHKRAIMATDKGYFAKEIVPVKVDGKEITQDEGIRRDTSIEKLSQLRPAFSPDGVHTAGNSSQISDGSSALVIVSEKVVKEYKLEPIARILGYSWVGIESWRFTEAPIFAVKKLLQKLNMEISHFDYFENNEAFAVNNVLYNKYLGVPYDRLNVFGGAIALGHPIGASGARIITTLINVLSTMEGKKGIASICHGTGGSTAIAIELLRPL, from the coding sequence ATGGATGCATATATTGTTTCCGCTGTAAGAACTCCTATAGGAAAATTTGGTGGAGTATTTAAGGACATACCTCCTTATGAGTTAGGAGCTATTGCAATAAAGGAGGCTTTAAAAAGAGCTAACATTGACCCTACTAAAGTAGATATAACAATAATGGGTAATATACTTAGGGCTGGACATGGACAAGATTTAGCAAGACAAGCCGCAATAAGAGCTGGAATCCCAATGGAAATTGATGGTTATTGTGTTGATATGGTATGTTCATCAGGTATGGTAAGTGTAATAAACGCAGTACAGATGATAAAAAGCGGAGATGCAGATATAGTAGTAGCTGGTGGGATGGAGAGTATGAGCCAAGCTATGTTAGCAATTAGAAGTGAGGCAAGATGGGGGGTCAAAATGCTATTAGGTAAAAAATTGGACTTCATTGATACAATGCTATTAGATGGGCTTACAGATCCGTTTAACATGAAATTAATGGGACAGGAAGCTGATATGGTTGCCAAATCACACAATATCAGTAGAAGAGAATTAGATGAAGTGGCTTATGAAAGTCACAAGAGAGCAATAATGGCTACTGATAAAGGATATTTTGCTAAGGAGATTGTGCCAGTTAAAGTAGACGGCAAAGAAATTACTCAAGATGAAGGAATTAGAAGAGATACATCCATAGAAAAATTATCTCAATTAAGGCCAGCCTTTAGCCCCGATGGTGTACATACTGCAGGAAACTCATCTCAGATTTCCGATGGTTCTTCAGCATTAGTTATAGTAAGTGAAAAAGTAGTTAAAGAATATAAATTGGAACCAATAGCAAGGATTTTAGGTTATAGTTGGGTTGGAATTGAGAGTTGGAGATTTACTGAAGCACCTATATTTGCTGTTAAGAAATTATTACAGAAATTAAATATGGAAATTTCACACTTTGATTATTTCGAGAATAATGAAGCTTTTGCAGTGAACAATGTGCTCTACAATAAATATTTAGGTGTTCCTTATGATAGGTTAAACGTATTTGGAGGGGCAATAGCCTTAGGTCATCCAATAGGTGCTAGTGGTGCCAGAATAATAACAACCCTTATTAATGTGTTATCTACAATGGAAGGAAAAAAAGGAATAGCTAGCATCTGTCACGGTACCGGAGGAAGTACGGCCATTGCTATTGAATTATTAAGGCCTCTATAA
- a CDS encoding DUF1152 domain-containing protein, which translates to MSKRLNMNAFVFGLGGGGDVASTYIAMKYLYLKNISSIIGAVTWERYVEDPLPGPICKEDMKNVVVINDIIAEVNQSSYAIRNGLTVVPQIVRFLKAMKIDKGYSICIKYGPKSIAEGIADLASRLNTNFIIGVDAGGDVLAKGCEETLGSPLIDFLMLASLVELENMGFNVLLATIGTGSDGELEQEYILKRISEIARNEGLIDIKGIDKDMERDLEIILSNVNTEASRIPLEAFKGLYGEIPIRNGTRRVKVSPISSIMFFLDPKKVAYTSPLYDIVKNSSSLEDANRKLNEFGVYTEYNFELDLYAKFGLEARNADSEKILQIRNEGRRKLGGLKINC; encoded by the coding sequence ATGAGTAAAAGGTTAAATATGAATGCATTCGTCTTTGGGCTAGGTGGAGGGGGAGACGTAGCATCTACTTATATTGCAATGAAGTATCTCTATTTAAAAAATATTTCAAGTATAATAGGAGCTGTAACATGGGAAAGATATGTAGAAGATCCTTTACCCGGTCCGATATGCAAAGAAGATATGAAAAATGTTGTTGTAATTAATGATATAATAGCTGAAGTTAACCAATCTTCATACGCAATTAGGAATGGTTTAACTGTAGTACCTCAAATAGTTCGTTTCTTGAAAGCTATGAAGATAGACAAGGGTTACTCCATCTGTATAAAATATGGTCCTAAAAGTATTGCAGAAGGAATTGCAGATTTAGCGTCAAGGTTAAATACTAATTTTATTATTGGAGTAGATGCAGGCGGTGACGTATTAGCAAAAGGTTGTGAAGAAACTCTTGGAAGTCCATTAATTGATTTCCTCATGTTAGCGTCTTTAGTTGAGCTAGAAAATATGGGTTTTAATGTTCTTTTAGCAACAATAGGTACAGGTAGTGACGGAGAATTGGAACAAGAGTATATTCTAAAACGAATTTCTGAAATTGCCAGAAATGAGGGATTAATAGATATTAAGGGTATTGATAAAGACATGGAAAGAGATTTAGAAATAATATTATCAAATGTTAATACTGAAGCTTCTAGAATCCCACTTGAAGCATTTAAGGGGCTTTATGGTGAAATCCCAATAAGGAATGGAACCAGAAGAGTGAAAGTCTCTCCAATATCTTCAATAATGTTTTTCCTTGATCCTAAAAAAGTGGCTTATACATCACCCCTATATGACATAGTTAAAAATAGTAGTTCGCTAGAGGACGCAAATAGAAAACTTAATGAATTTGGTGTTTATACAGAATATAATTTTGAACTAGATTTGTATGCTAAGTTCGGGCTAGAGGCAAGGAATGCTGATTCAGAAAAAATATTACAAATACGAAATGAAGGGAGAAGGAAATTAGGTGGACTTAAGATAAATTGTTAA
- the rnhB gene encoding ribonuclease HII, producing MIVVGIDEAGRGSLIGPMIVAGVALKNDRLKLLKNMGVKDSKQLTRNRREKLFDLISSYSEGFTIVKVLPEEIDSQNLNELTYKAMIKIIYSLVEFKPIRVTVDKVGNAKVVEQEIIKLGIEPNIVTNADVYFVEASAASIIAKVIRDNIIDTLKLKYGDFGSGYPSDPKTVNWVKNIYKEYLTPPPIIRRSWKILQEIAPNYYIRKW from the coding sequence ATGATAGTAGTTGGAATTGATGAAGCCGGTAGAGGATCATTAATTGGTCCAATGATTGTTGCTGGAGTTGCGCTTAAGAATGATAGGTTAAAACTTTTAAAGAATATGGGTGTGAAAGATAGCAAGCAATTAACGAGAAATAGAAGAGAAAAATTGTTTGATCTTATATCTTCTTATTCTGAAGGATTTACAATAGTAAAAGTTTTACCAGAAGAGATTGATAGTCAAAATCTAAATGAGTTAACATATAAAGCTATGATAAAAATAATCTATTCATTAGTAGAATTTAAACCTATTAGAGTTACTGTAGATAAGGTTGGAAATGCGAAAGTTGTTGAACAAGAAATTATAAAACTTGGAATAGAACCTAACATTGTAACTAATGCAGATGTTTATTTTGTAGAGGCAAGTGCTGCAAGTATTATTGCTAAGGTTATAAGAGATAATATAATTGACACACTTAAGTTGAAATATGGGGATTTTGGTAGTGGTTATCCCTCAGATCCTAAAACAGTAAATTGGGTTAAAAACATTTACAAGGAATATTTAACTCCACCTCCTATCATAAGAAGGAGTTGGAAAATTTTACAAGAGATAGCTCCTAATTATTATATTAGAAAATGGTAA
- a CDS encoding serine protein kinase RIO — translation MERKGKKEEKRRKDEDLFKVVDSTLDTRTYYLLYQLSRKLNLKNIYGSISSGKEAKVYPAITEDGKWYALKIYYVSTAASKRALEKYTFGDPRFEGIKVSNTRQLISVWARKEFKNLSRLFKNDVRVPEPIYVLENILVMQFIGEDGIRAPLLKELPDDEISEELYKDIIDQLDKMVNKAELVHGDLSEYNIMVKDGKNYIIDVSQAVDIDHPNSLELLRRDIENINTFFESKGIEIIETEEILRRFKIYENEDQN, via the coding sequence TTGGAGAGAAAAGGGAAAAAGGAGGAGAAACGAAGGAAAGATGAAGATCTTTTTAAAGTAGTAGATTCAACATTAGATACACGAACTTACTATCTTCTTTATCAATTATCTAGAAAATTAAACTTAAAAAATATATATGGTTCTATATCATCTGGAAAAGAAGCCAAAGTTTATCCAGCAATAACAGAAGATGGAAAGTGGTACGCATTAAAAATATATTATGTATCTACCGCTGCAAGTAAAAGAGCATTAGAAAAATATACATTTGGTGATCCTAGGTTTGAAGGTATAAAAGTATCTAATACAAGACAATTAATAAGTGTATGGGCAAGAAAAGAGTTTAAGAATTTAAGCCGTCTTTTCAAAAATGACGTGAGAGTACCAGAGCCAATTTATGTTCTCGAGAATATTTTAGTTATGCAATTTATTGGAGAAGACGGAATCAGAGCACCTCTTTTAAAAGAACTTCCGGATGACGAAATAAGTGAGGAATTATACAAAGATATTATAGATCAGTTAGATAAAATGGTTAATAAAGCTGAATTAGTACACGGAGATTTAAGTGAATATAATATCATGGTTAAAGATGGAAAAAATTATATTATAGATGTAAGCCAAGCAGTAGATATAGATCATCCTAATTCACTAGAATTATTAAGGAGAGATATAGAGAATATAAATACATTCTTTGAAAGTAAGGGAATTGAGATTATTGAGACTGAGGAAATATTAAGGAGATTTAAGATATATGAAAATGAGGACCAAAATTGA
- a CDS encoding DUF424 family protein yields MKVSLNIIRREGYVFVNICELELIGKTFKEGEVNLVVNKEFYEGQEVSLDYAFSFLDEANVVSIVGNKIVEEALKRGFLKEEGIISVQGVKFAQIYNM; encoded by the coding sequence ATGAAAGTTAGCCTAAATATTATAAGAAGAGAAGGCTATGTTTTTGTTAACATTTGTGAGCTTGAACTTATAGGTAAGACTTTTAAAGAAGGTGAAGTAAATCTAGTAGTAAATAAGGAATTTTACGAAGGGCAAGAAGTTTCTCTTGATTACGCTTTTTCATTTCTAGATGAGGCAAACGTTGTCAGTATAGTAGGAAATAAGATAGTAGAAGAAGCATTAAAAAGAGGTTTTTTAAAAGAAGAAGGAATAATTTCTGTGCAAGGAGTCAAGTTTGCACAAATATATAATATGTGA
- a CDS encoding translation initiation factor aIF-1A — protein sequence MAKKKTNEQPSVKEVPKPAEGEVICVVKKMLGAEHVQVICLDGKERLGRIPGKMKKKMWVKEGDVVLAAPWDFQPNKCDIVYKYSESEVRRLEEEQVISADIIEQLRG from the coding sequence TTGGCTAAAAAGAAAACAAATGAGCAACCTTCTGTAAAAGAAGTACCTAAACCAGCAGAAGGAGAAGTTATTTGTGTAGTAAAGAAAATGCTAGGAGCTGAGCATGTACAAGTCATTTGTTTAGATGGAAAAGAAAGATTAGGAAGAATACCAGGGAAAATGAAGAAAAAGATGTGGGTAAAAGAAGGAGATGTAGTATTAGCAGCACCTTGGGACTTTCAACCAAATAAATGTGATATTGTATATAAATATAGCGAAAGTGAGGTTAGAAGATTAGAGGAAGAGCAAGTGATTTCCGCAGATATAATAGAGCAATTAAGAGGATGA
- a CDS encoding translation initiation factor IF-2 subunit beta, which yields MFQYKPSQLIISNLYFNLLRLLVSTEEEYIKLLDRLYSKLPERVQKVSGQSLPNLIILSIGNNTIIKNFSEYCDRIRREDKLCAKFILKELAAPGNVDENGQLVIQGKFSSASINKIMERFIKTYVQCSTCKSLDTVLIKEKKAWYISCLACGAKTPVKPL from the coding sequence ATGTTTCAATATAAACCTTCACAACTAATCATAAGTAATTTATACTTCAACCTCTTAAGATTACTTGTGTCTACAGAAGAAGAGTACATTAAACTATTAGACAGATTGTATTCAAAACTGCCTGAAAGAGTTCAAAAGGTCAGTGGTCAATCACTACCAAATCTGATTATATTATCAATAGGAAATAATACAATAATAAAGAATTTTAGTGAATATTGTGATAGGATAAGAAGAGAAGATAAGCTATGTGCAAAATTCATCTTAAAGGAATTAGCAGCTCCAGGAAATGTTGATGAAAATGGACAATTAGTCATTCAAGGGAAGTTCTCTTCAGCTTCTATAAATAAAATTATGGAAAGATTTATAAAAACTTACGTTCAATGTAGTACATGTAAAAGTCTTGATACTGTTCTAATAAAAGAGAAAAAAGCATGGTATATTTCATGTTTAGCTTGTGGTGCTAAAACACCAGTTAAACCGTTGTGA
- a CDS encoding KH domain-containing protein, translating to MYITVPDEKINLVKSILGRLEEISNTKIEFDEKTKSIRVVPKDNNAYEAMKVISVIKAIGIGFDINDAMKLMRDDYVLDIIDLKDSTNGPEDMKRIKGRIIGEKGKTKKIIQEYTGVNIIITDHYVGILGTIEQTDIAKRAIEMLIKGKEHSTVYKYLDKAERELSLFNVNRALKEGLDNT from the coding sequence ATGTATATTACTGTACCAGATGAGAAAATCAATTTAGTAAAATCAATACTAGGAAGACTAGAAGAGATCAGTAATACTAAGATAGAATTTGATGAAAAAACTAAATCTATAAGAGTAGTTCCAAAAGATAATAATGCCTATGAGGCTATGAAAGTTATCTCAGTTATAAAAGCTATTGGCATCGGTTTTGATATTAATGATGCTATGAAACTTATGAGAGATGATTATGTTCTAGATATTATTGATTTGAAAGATTCTACTAATGGACCAGAAGATATGAAGAGAATTAAGGGAAGAATAATTGGTGAAAAGGGAAAAACTAAGAAAATAATTCAAGAATATACTGGAGTGAATATAATTATTACTGATCACTATGTTGGAATACTAGGTACAATTGAACAGACAGATATAGCAAAAAGAGCCATAGAGATGCTAATTAAAGGAAAAGAGCATTCTACAGTATATAAATACTTAGACAAGGCTGAAAGAGAATTATCGCTATTTAATGTTAACAGAGCTTTAAAAGAGGGACTCGATAATACTTAA
- a CDS encoding TGS domain-containing protein — translation MVTNLPAEAKAKWLKYMDAKTTEEKIKALQEFLSAVPKHKGTENLVYWAKRRLAELKEEAQLEKKKSSSLGKGLQFFIEKEGAGQVVLLGNNELRNKLMKILTNVKNDPKELPVPGMMEYQDIKIQLINPPPLIFEARALVGKVLGLVKNADSLLIVVKDREEFFNIRDFLENNGIYLKKPKGKVIIDRSRYGNSGIRIVLLGKLIGTNESEVKNYLESFGIKNALVKILGEVTLDDIEKEVFETAFYKQAIIATQEPFSLSDIVVVSLFDIDKLKEAIFRSLDIIRVYTKEPGEKPTSEPLTLKRGSTVIDVARKLHNDLAENFKYARVWGKSVKFQGQKVGADYVLEDGDVVEIHVK, via the coding sequence ATGGTAACTAACTTACCGGCTGAGGCTAAGGCAAAATGGTTAAAATATATGGATGCTAAAACTACAGAGGAGAAAATCAAAGCTCTTCAAGAATTTTTAAGTGCTGTTCCTAAACATAAAGGTACTGAAAATTTAGTATATTGGGCTAAGAGAAGGCTAGCAGAATTAAAAGAAGAAGCTCAACTAGAGAAAAAGAAATCTTCTTCACTAGGTAAGGGGCTACAATTTTTCATAGAAAAAGAAGGTGCAGGACAAGTTGTACTCCTAGGTAACAATGAATTAAGGAACAAATTAATGAAAATTCTGACAAATGTAAAAAATGACCCTAAAGAGTTACCTGTACCTGGGATGATGGAATATCAAGATATCAAAATTCAATTGATTAATCCTCCTCCATTAATTTTTGAGGCTAGAGCTTTAGTAGGAAAAGTACTTGGTTTAGTAAAGAATGCTGACTCGTTATTAATAGTTGTTAAGGATAGGGAGGAGTTCTTTAATATTCGTGACTTCTTAGAAAATAACGGAATATATCTTAAAAAACCTAAGGGGAAAGTAATAATAGATAGAAGTAGATATGGTAACAGTGGCATAAGGATAGTACTCTTAGGAAAACTAATAGGTACCAATGAGTCTGAAGTGAAGAATTATTTAGAAAGTTTCGGAATTAAAAATGCATTAGTTAAAATATTAGGAGAAGTTACTTTAGATGATATAGAGAAAGAAGTATTTGAAACAGCATTTTATAAACAAGCTATAATAGCTACTCAAGAGCCTTTTTCGTTATCAGATATTGTTGTAGTGAGTCTATTTGATATTGATAAATTAAAGGAAGCTATTTTCAGATCATTAGATATTATTAGAGTTTATACGAAAGAGCCTGGAGAGAAACCTACATCTGAGCCTTTAACCTTAAAACGTGGCTCTACTGTTATCGATGTAGCAAGAAAATTACATAATGACTTGGCTGAGAATTTTAAATATGCTAGAGTGTGGGGAAAGTCTGTAAAATTCCAAGGTCAAAAAGTTGGTGCTGATTATGTATTAGAAGATGGTGATGTAGTAGAGATACATGTTAAATAA
- a CDS encoding tRNA (N(6)-L-threonylcarbamoyladenosine(37)-C(2))-methylthiotransferase has protein sequence MMTLLKDRGHDIVGSYNQADVIVLNTCAVRLETEERMKQRIKELKKIGKKLIIAGCLVSSQPALVMSLAPESSIVGAQSIDKIVEAVESNKREIFLEESKELITPRIFEGKISIIPIADGCAGDCNFCITKLARKKLRSYPPRNIVNAVKEAIQKGAVEIELTAQDTAAYGLDINYNLVELLKEILEIEGNYMIRIGMMTPELAIKQIDKILEIMKDKRVYKFLHLPVQSGDNKVLKLMNRKYTVDEYRELVKEIRNKIPLVNITTDIIIGHPGEDEEAFLNTINLIKEIKFERIHLAMYSIRPNTRSASMPQVPDPIKKERMKIANEVYEEVAYSVHSEYLGSNALVLTTELGRKGSIIGRTINYIPVVVKDYDKLGDWINVKITEASFFDLRGKFIQ, from the coding sequence ATGATGACTTTATTGAAAGATAGAGGTCATGATATAGTTGGCAGTTATAATCAAGCTGATGTAATAGTTCTGAATACTTGCGCTGTTAGATTAGAAACGGAAGAAAGAATGAAGCAAAGGATAAAAGAATTGAAAAAAATTGGAAAAAAACTGATAATAGCTGGATGTTTGGTTAGCTCTCAACCAGCATTAGTAATGAGTCTAGCACCAGAAAGTAGCATTGTTGGAGCACAAAGTATAGATAAAATAGTTGAAGCAGTGGAAAGTAACAAGAGAGAGATATTTCTTGAAGAAAGTAAAGAATTAATCACGCCTAGAATATTTGAAGGTAAAATTTCGATAATACCAATTGCTGATGGCTGTGCTGGAGATTGTAACTTTTGTATAACTAAATTAGCTAGAAAGAAACTAAGAAGCTATCCTCCAAGAAATATAGTAAATGCTGTTAAAGAAGCCATTCAGAAAGGTGCTGTGGAAATAGAACTTACAGCACAAGATACTGCAGCTTACGGATTGGATATAAACTACAATTTAGTAGAATTACTGAAGGAAATATTAGAAATAGAAGGGAATTATATGATAAGAATAGGTATGATGACTCCAGAATTAGCTATTAAACAAATTGATAAGATACTAGAAATAATGAAAGATAAGAGAGTATATAAATTCTTGCATTTACCCGTACAAAGCGGAGATAATAAGGTTTTAAAATTAATGAATAGAAAATATACCGTTGATGAATATAGAGAGTTAGTTAAGGAAATAAGAAACAAAATACCTTTAGTTAATATAACTACGGATATTATAATTGGCCATCCAGGAGAAGATGAGGAAGCTTTTCTGAATACAATAAATCTTATTAAAGAAATAAAATTCGAAAGAATACACTTAGCAATGTATTCAATACGCCCTAATACACGAAGTGCCTCAATGCCTCAAGTACCAGATCCGATAAAGAAAGAACGAATGAAAATTGCTAATGAAGTTTATGAAGAGGTAGCATATTCTGTTCACTCTGAATATTTAGGTTCAAATGCTTTAGTTTTAACTACTGAATTAGGTAGAAAAGGCTCAATAATAGGAAGAACTATTAATTATATCCCAGTTGTAGTTAAGGATTATGATAAATTAGGTGATTGGATTAACGTAAAAATTACTGAGGCATCGTTTTTTGATTTAAGAGGAAAATTTATTCAATAA